The DNA segment TCCCATCCATAGAAGCCGGCTCAGTGAGTCGGGCATATCAGAATGATAAAGAGTTGGTTGCGTCAGGAATATAATTTCCTGTCCATGTCGTGCAGCCATGTCGGCCATCATTTCCAGGTTATCGTGATATTTGGTCAAAGCCGTGGTCATATCCGGAAGTTCCGGAATTATACGGGAAGCATTCCGCCTGTTGCTGCGCCAGCCCTCGTACGTCTCGCCAGCCTCATCCTGTATATTTCCGCTCCGGTACCTGTGTTTACTATTTCGCAAAACCCGGTACCAGGCGGTCTCCTTATAAAATGGAAGCGCCACTTCATCATAACTAATTATAGAGAATGTGAGGCGTATCATTCCTTCATAGTCGGGGTATAAATAGCGGTTGCTGTCTGAAAGAAAACGCATCAGATCATTGATGCCGGAGAGCACAAGCAGGGTTTCCACTTCTCTGAAATCGGGGTCCTGAAGCATATATTCCATCACCATACGAACGTGGCCAGAATGAAGGCCTGATTTACCAGCATTGCCCACCCAGTAGCGAGTGCTGCTGTTTTCATTGAGTTTCTCTTGCAGGAGTTGTGGCCATGCCTCTTCCTGGTCCAGGTATAGACACTCTGTAGTGCTGCCACCAATGGTCATCATTTTTATAGCCTCTTTCTCCGGCTCGCTGCCCCGTACACCAAGCGAGTTGAAACTGACATAAGCCAGCCCGCTTATACCCGGCATTATTCCTTCCGATGGTTTAAATATTTGTTGCAGCTTAGGCGGCCAGATATAGTTCTTCGGACTGTCAGGAACCACAAGCCGAAGCAATAATTCTCCTAAAACCAGCGCTAATGAAAGCGCAAGTGCCAGCACTCCTATATTTTTAAAAAATCGTTTAATCAAGGAAAATATATTTTTACAAATTAAAAGATATTTTTTCTATTTCAGGTAATTTTTGTTTGTGACGACTTCTATTCGAGCAGTGCAGGCCGGGTATTATTTTTACAGAATCCGCTGCAACTACAATTGAATCGAAATACCTCCTCCGTTATTGGGTTGGAAACTCTTGCCCATGCGGAGAATGTAACCGAAGCCGGGTTTTGATAAATGCCTGAAGTTCAGCACAAAATCCAACCTTATCAGACTCACGCCTTTAAAATTTATAAGATTGTCAATTCCAAAGACCAGTTCATAATAGGGTTTTTGCTCTGCCGTTAACAGAGTTTTCCCACCTGCCACCAATTGCCACTTCAGCTTACGAATGAGGGGTATTTTATTAAAGAAAAAACCTTCAAAGTTATGCTCCCAATGCGCCTCCAAAAATTCTTCATCCGTACTATACTCATAGTAAGGAAGCAAAAGGAATTCATTCAGCCCGCCAAGCGACAGCCCGATCTCATTCCCAAAGAAATGACGGTAATCCTGGAAATACATGTTTTTCCGGTTCATGAACTTGCCGGCTCTCACGTCAAAGGAACTAGTGCCCAGCAGCTTCAGGTCCATCTCATCGCTGATTCCCAATTCAATAAAATCGAAGTCCGCATGGCTGCCTGCAATCCCGGGAATCGCTTTCTCATATTTTAGTTGCAGCACCGGCCATTTGCTGCCGAGGCTTAGCTTTTTATCACCGATGGTGACGTAATAAGGCGCTATCGCTATTTGCAGACCGGTCTCAATTTTAAATATCCTGCTGTCTCCTGTCTTTACCGGTTCAGGATAGTCCGGAATATTATCA comes from the Bacteroidia bacterium genome and includes:
- a CDS encoding GDSL-type esterase/lipase family protein, producing the protein MIKRFFKNIGVLALALSLALVLGELLLRLVVPDSPKNYIWPPKLQQIFKPSEGIMPGISGLAYVSFNSLGVRGSEPEKEAIKMMTIGGSTTECLYLDQEEAWPQLLQEKLNENSSTRYWVGNAGKSGLHSGHVRMVMEYMLQDPDFREVETLLVLSGINDLMRFLSDSNRYLYPDYEGMIRLTFSIISYDEVALPFYKETAWYRVLRNSKHRYRSGNIQDEAGETYEGWRSNRRNASRIIPELPDMTTALTKYHDNLEMMADMAARHGQEIIFLTQPTLYHSDMPDSLSRLLWMGGKGNYQNHCCAEYYSPEALDDGIRQFNEVLLEVVQERNLPYIDLTDSFVKGTKTFYDDCHFNESGSRQMADLLHQYFIERNSILAAQ